Genomic window (Silene latifolia isolate original U9 population unplaced genomic scaffold, ASM4854445v1 scaffold_324, whole genome shotgun sequence):
ATCAAACATGTTAATTTCAACCCCCtcttcattaaaaaaaaaaaaaatgttaatttcATCTGCTCTCATCATACTTAAAATGCATTGTTTAAGACTTtttaaagaactacaaatattaGTATTCATAAGTTTTGACATTATGACATGGATTAAATTTTATACTCATCTGTTTTAACGTAATGTTGAAGgataaatcaaacaaaataaaattaaacaaaagTACGAAGACAGTAAGTACCACGAAGTAATGTCATTTCTTTTGGTAGTTAACGCTTAACAAAAACCCTtctataaaaccgtcttattgtTAGTTATTTTAATCAATCATTGTCATTTGTTAAGGTCAGTTGAAATTAGTATTGATTATAATTATAATTCCAAAGTGAGTGCCCAAATATTTTGACTAGTAGCTCTCGTGCCCACCTTATTTTACCTTATGAcctttttattttaatttctaGAGTGTGATTATATATCCATCAATTTTGCCCATAACACAATCTCCATATCTCATTTCTTGAGTTCTCATATTTTCTTCCTCTCTTTAATTTGTGtaataaagtaaaaaaaaaaaatgggggTGAAATTATACGGGTTGCCCATGTCAACATGCACAGCAAGAGCATTGATATGTTTGGAAGAAAAACAAGTTGATTATGAGTTTCTTCATGTTAATCTCTTTACTGCTCAACATAAACAACCCTCTTTCCTCTCCAAAAATGTAAGTCAGCTTTCAAACATCCGTATATTCCATACCGAAAATGTCTTAACCTAGTGATTAAGGCAGTAAGTAGGTCGCAAGTTCAAATCGTAATATAATTATTGCAAATAAATTATGCATAATATGAATTTGTTTTTCAGCTTTTTTTAAAATAGCAATTCAGTAATTAAGTTTGTCATGATGCTGTTGATATAATATAATTGCAAATAAATCATGTATATGCAGCCGTTCGGTCAAATTCCTGTACTGGAAGATGGTGATGATCTTACTATTTTTGGTATGCATTCCTACTCTTCAGAATTTTtagatgtattttttttttcaaatgaagcATTAAGGCAGTGAAATATAACCGAGAATACCTTCATCTTAATCACTAGATTAACACGTAAGAGTTGTAGTTAAGTAATTTGATTGACAAGTGTCTTGTGATTAATTGCCGAACCATAACTTATAATCAAGAAGGTTAGTAAATTTGCTTTGATGAATATATTCCAATTACAAATAAGCAATGGTCAAAATTGAAGGCTCGTTGAAGTCTCATCATTCATATTTTGAACCTTGACGTTGTTGAATGGTAACCTTACGTTTGACCCACCAAAACAAATCATATTCTATGCAtcataaatttaaatttgaagTCTTCGGATTTCAATTCTACTAGAAGAAATATGTCGTGTATAAAAATTCCGAAACTTATATCAGAATAACATGAAAAGATGATCGTGAGATGTCACAATTACAACATTTTCGTCATAAGTAAGAAAAGCTGCCTAACATAAAAGAGGAAGTGTACAATTCTAAAATAAAATGTAAATTCATTTTATCACTCGCTAGATTCTCAATATTGACGACTCTTCTAACTCTGTTATTGACTAGAATCGAGAGCAATCTCGACTTATATAGCTGAAAAATACAAGAACAACAACACAACCGATCTCTTAAGACAAGGAGTTCTCAAGGAAGCAACACTAGTAAAAGTATGGATGGAAGTAGAAGCCCAAAGATATGAGCCCGTAATCCGGCCCATTACCTACCAACACTTTGTTGCCCCACTTAGTGGCAAGACAAGTGATCAAAGTATCATTGATCAAAATCTTGAGAAACTTGGAAAAGTGTTGGATGTTTATGAAGATAAACTAAGTTGTACAAAGTACTTGGCTGGGGATTACTACACTTTAGCTGATCTTCATCATTTTCCGT
Coding sequences:
- the LOC141639288 gene encoding glutathione S-transferase F13-like — its product is MGVKLYGLPMSTCTARALICLEEKQVDYEFLHVNLFTAQHKQPSFLSKNPFGQIPVLEDGDDLTIFESRAISTYIAEKYKNNNTTDLLRQGVLKEATLVKVWMEVEAQRYEPVIRPITYQHFVAPLSGKTSDQSIIDQNLEKLGKVLDVYEDKLSCTKYLAGDYYTLADLHHFPCTHYFMKTPYASLINSRPRVKAWWEDISSRPAFKKVAENMKYGKN